Proteins from a genomic interval of Diospyros lotus cultivar Yz01 chromosome 6, ASM1463336v1, whole genome shotgun sequence:
- the LOC127803789 gene encoding probable inactive receptor kinase At2g26730 — protein MIPTLRSSPSIVSTTQTIVSVPLTSKMNRNPIWVVSILFFLTHRTKSDEGESRDSLIEFYRRLSSSSSPPDPVSGWNSSSYPCKDQWRGVTCDNRTLSVKKIQLDGMNFTGTFDASTLCDVRSVATSLTTISLNDNSLTGEHLDEISKCTQLTNLHMGRNRFSGSLPDSLSRLNNLKGLDISRNSFSGRLPDLALISGLQEFLAQNNQLSGDIPSFNFPNFLQFNVSFNNFTGSIPFGGGDLPASSFMGNPELCGDPLPKKCPSQPPELPPEPDQPKKSKGDSDFEVIMFSGYILIGLALFLTIILKLCKRDQKKEETKECSANKVASVDDSLYSPSKASGKYKASLSKPEISAASAQSVEMASSSLIVLASPEVNGLKFEDLLKAPAELLGRGKHGTVYKVLCDQGFTLAVKRIRDWPISPHDFKRRMRRLDQVKHPNVLPAVAFYCSQQEKLLVYEYQENGSLFELLHGSQNRGAFDWSSRLGISATVADALAFMHQSLGADGIAHGNLKSSNILLNKNMEPRISEYGLVTVDNEFQPSAAGFNSQSDDPSSGFRADIYSLGVILLELLTGKMEVQNNGMGLARWVLSVVREEWTVEVFDKGLIQEGASEERLMNLLLVALKCVSSPETRPSINQVALMLNTLKEEDERSIVSET, from the exons ATGATACCAACATTGAGATCATCTCCTTCCATAGTTTCAACAACACAGACCATCGTATCAGTTCCTTTGACATCCAAAATGAATCGAAACCCGATCTGGGTAGTCTCGATTCTGTTCTTTCTCACGCACAGAACAAAATCTGATGAAGGAGAGAGCCGGGACTCGCTGATCGAGTTCTACAGAAGACTCTCCAGCAGCAGCAGCCCGCCTGACCCTGTCTCAGGCTGGAACTCATCCTCTTATCCTTGTAAGGATCAGTGGAGGGGTGTGACCTGCGATAACCGGACTCTTTCTGTGAAGAAAATCCAGCTTGATGGTATGAATTTTACAGGAACTTTCGATGCAAGTACTCTCTGCGACGTGCGGTCTGTCGCCACATCTCTTACAACCATCAGTCTCAATGACAATAGCCTCACTGGAGAACACCTTGACGAGATCTCAAAATGCACACAGCTCACTAATCTTCATATGGGTAGGAACCGGTTCTCTGGCAGCCTTCCTGACTCTCTTTCGAGGTTGAATAATCTGAAAGGGCTCGACATATCTAGGAACAGCTTCTCTGGAAGGTTGCCTGATCTTGCACTGATATCAGGCTTGCAAGAGTTCTTGGCTCAGAACAATCAGCTCTCCGGTGACATTCCAAGTTTCAATTTCCCAAACTTTCTGCAGTTCAATGTTTCCTTCAACAATTTCACCGGTAGCATTCCATTTGGGGGCGGCGATTTGCCTGCCAGTAGTTTCATGGGTAATCCTGAGCTGTGCGGAGATCCATTGCCAAAGAAATGCCCATCACAGCCCCCAGAATTGCCGCCAGAACCTGACCAGCCAAAGAAGTCCAAAGGGGACTCAGACTTTGAGGTGATAATGTTTTCAGGCTACATCCTCATAGGATTGGCTCTTTTTCTTACCATCATTCTTAAGCTGTGTAAAAGAGACCagaaaaaagaagagaccaAGGAGTGTTCAGCAAACAAGGTTGCGTCGGTTGATGACAGTTTATACAGCCCAAGCAAGGCATCAGGGAAGTATAAAGCAAGTCTAAGCAAGCCAGAAATCTCAGCTGCATCAGCTCAAAGTGTTGAGATGGCTTCATCGTCGCTGATCGTTCTCGCTAGTCCAGAGGTGAACGGATTGAAATTCGAGGATTTGCTCAAGGCTCCAGCCGAGTTGCTTGGGAGAGGAAAGCATGGCACTGTCTATAAGGTACTCTGCGACCAAGGCTTCACACTGGCTGTCAAAAGGATTAGGGACTGGCCGATTTCCCCCCACGATTTCAAGCGGAGGATGCGCAGGTTGGACCAAGTGAAGCATCCAAATGTGTTGCCAGCCGTGGCTTTCTACTGTTCCCAGCAAGAGAAGCTTTTGGTCTACGAGTATCAGGAGAATGGAAGCCTCTTCGAGCTTCTCCATG GAAGCCAAAATAGGGGAGCCTTTGACTGGAGCAGCAGGCTTGGCATTTCAGCCACAGTAGCCGATGCACTGGCTTTCATGCACCAATCTCTCGGAGCAGATGGGATTGCTCACGGGAACTTAAAATCCTCAAACATTCTGCTAAACAAGAACATGGAACCCCGGATCAGCGAGTATGGTCTAGTGACAGTAGACAACGAATTTCAGCCATCAGCCGCTGGTTTCAATAGTCAGAGCGATGATCCAAGCAGTGGCTTCAGAGCAGACATTTACAGTCTCGGTGTGATTCTTCTTGAGCTGCTAACTGGAAAGATGGAGGTTCAGAACAATGGCATGGGCTTGGCGAGATGGGTTCTGTCTGTGGTTCGAGAAGAGTGGACCGTGGAGGTGTTCGATAAAGGGTTGATTCAAGAAGGTGCAAGTGAGGAGAGGCTGATGAACTTGCTGCTGGTGGCTCTGAAATGTGTCAGCTCCCCTGAAACCAGGCCTAGCATCAACCAGGTTGCTCTCATGCTCAACACCCTAAAAGAGGAGGATGAGAGATCCATAGTTTCTGAAACATAA
- the LOC127803790 gene encoding ubiquitin-conjugating enzyme E2-23 kDa-like produces MSSPSKRRDMDVMKLMMSDYNVEPINDGINEFNVEFHGPKESLYEGGVWKVRVELPDAYPYKSPSIGFLNKIFHPNVDELSGSVCLDVINQSWSPMFDLLNVFEVFLPQLLLYPNPSDPLNGDAASLMMKDKQQYEQKVKEYCERYAKKENIAGALAEESDEEKTDGDVSDGRSVSSEDDDVAGNADP; encoded by the exons ATGTCTTCTCCAAGCAAGAGGAGAGATATGGATGTCATGAAATT GATGATGAGTGATTACAACGTGGAGCCGATAAATGATGGGATCAATGAGTTCAATGTGGAATTCCATGGTCCAAAAGAAA GCCTTTATGAAGGTGGTGTCTGGAAAGTCCGTGTTGAGCTGCCGGATGCTTACCCATATAAGTCACCTTCCATTGGGTTTCTAAACAAAATATTCCACCCCAATGTTGATGAGCT gTCTGGTTCCGTGTGCTTGGACGTGATTAATCAATCCTGGAGTCCAATGTTTG ATCTGCTCAATGTGTTTGAGGTTTTTCTGCCACAACTTTTGCTATATCCAAATCCTTCGGATCCTTTAAATGGTGATGCAGCATCCTTGATGATGAAGGATAAGCAGCAATATGAACAAAAAGTGAAAG AGTATTGTGAACGTTACGCGAAGAAAGAAAATATCGCTGGCGCTTTGGCAGAAGAGAGTGACGAGGAGAAGACCGATGGAGATGTCAGCGATGGACGGAGCGTGTCTAGCGAAGACGATGATGTCGCCGGAAATGCAGACCCTTGA